tttgctaaaaaagaaaaaaaaaacaagaacaacggAACATTGTGGATATAAACTGTGAAGTCTAAATCTATTTCAAAGATTGCACACTCAGAAGTGACGTCATGTGTGTAACACGTGACACCAATTGTCAGTTTAAAGAATATGAAATGAAAAAGCTAAAGTGGTTGAAAAAGCAGCTGTCTGAAGCAGTCAGTATTTTCCATGAAGAGAAAGAAACACTGACCCACCATGAAGTTGCCAGTTGAACTGAGCTATGAACTGAGCTCATAGGCGTTATCAACAACATGCAGGAAGTGAATGACGAAATCGACCTGACCAGCTCAACATTAAGTGTAAATACTCTCTGGGAACATCAAGAAAAGGCTGTTAATCTTGGTGATGCTGCGATTGCATTCATCAACAGTCTCAAGTTGCTACCACTCTGTGACCACATTTTGCAAGCAACAGATGCTGGTCCAAGGGTTGTGCCTTCAAGACACTGACATGTCAAGGATTTAATAGCTGGACTCAAATGAGCAGGATTCACAGGGCACCACACGATTCAGGACAAAACGAAGCGGTGCTATAGGTCAAGCTTTGGTTGATGGCAGAGCATTACACTGGGAATACTTTCAACCAACCGATCTCATTAGTGAAGGAGAACTGCATGAAAGCACTCACAgttgaagaaatgaaagaataaGAGGCAGAAGTAGTGGAGCCTAGTGCATGGAGAGTTGCCCAGGATGTTGTGTCAAGAATCGATGGCGAGCCTGGACCAGCTGGTGACTGTATGAAGGCCTTTGTTACCAATCGTAAAGAACAACAGTTCCTTTTCAATACCGAATATATTCAGCAATACAATGCTGCAAAGTCGGAGGCGAGAAAAGTAAAAGTCCCAGGACAcatctttttcaaaaacttagATGACTTCATAGAATCGTGTATGATTACTGGAGAAATTTTTTACGAGTATTGTGAAATAAGTCAGTGGATCCCACCCCTCGTCCAGTTCCAGACATCAACAAACTTCCAAAATATCACTATACTGCCTGTTGCAGAAACACCCATCACAAATACAGATGACAGTAAAAGAAGAGAAGTGGATCATTATCACCCTGGAGCACGTTCACAGCGAGTCCACAAAAAGAATGAAATCAATATCATCGAGGATAATGCAAGTGTTCAGACCTTTTGCAACAGATACATTGCTGAAGAAAATCTTGTGAAAAAATACCTAGAACATTTAAATCATTTAGAAATGATGAGTGAGAAGAgaaaaagtttaagtttaaaatttgttactcaagattttactgatccaggtctactaaagatccggcggtccctcactggtttgtcgttgtggttttgccttcacaagtgtttctGATACAATTTTAATAATACCTTTCTTATTTTCGAAACTGTTTAATACAGTATAGTGAATGATTAACAAACAACCAACACGCTTTACATGAGTATATTTTCTCATCACGATAAAACCGTTGAGTTGTTGCATTGATCGTACAATACACGAAGTTTGTATTAGCTTTCAACTATCTCGCAGTGTTTTTCTAGGCCTTTCTGCCACAACAATTCACGCGCAAAGGAAGTGTCTTTTCCTTCTCTTCAAACGATACATTGATTGTTTTTGCTCCATGCGCGAGCTGATCACGATGGCGGGAAGCAATTTTTTAGATGGATGCAAAAATACTGTGGGATAGGGTTGTTCGAACGCCCATTATCGCTAACCCACCGAACGATTGATTTTCCTCTGGTATCTTAGAGCTGTTTTCATTGGCTTCAAACCAGTACACCTAGAGCAAATCCAACTAACGGTCAGAGTAGCCGGGAAGTGATGGAGCGATAACCACGCACATCTTTTTAAAGCATAGgtattaaaaaatattctttataaAGCTATCTAAATAGGTATATTTTCTAGTTCTATCTTGGAAGCAAGGactaactttaaaaaaagaagaaccgGGTCCTGATAAAGGATCTAATCAGCCATAATTGGAAATATAGAAACAAAAGaggcaaggctgattttacagtcgggaatatatatTACATGCAAACGTGCTATTCCTTTCAGTCTAGCTCTTCTGACTCCGCCGCATTTGTTCTAACAACGAGACCTTCACACTCAGCACCAGTGAACTTATTGACTATCTTTACAAACGTGGTTATAACCACCATTTCCTTAAACGGGAGATACAATGGGTTAACAATATGCTGACAGAAGCACTTACGCCTCATAACACTTCCACACTGGACAAACCAGAACGTGTTTTCTTTGCTATCACCTACAACCCAGCCCTTCGTTCCATCTCGTTCATTATTCGCAAACACTTTCACATCCTTATTTATCCCCTCATTGCTACAagcacaagcacatgtgtaagCTATaagaaaactgggtcgacagaagcataagcataagcacaagaaaaacggaCAAGTTCGTTCTTCTTGTGCTTTTGCTTGTGCTGATGCTTATGTCGTATGTGTCCTCCGTTGCAGTTAGGTCCCTACACATCTGTGAGATGATTGGACAGTTTTACGaagcacaagcataagcacaaggccgTGGACCAATCATAGGTTACTTTGACCCAGACTTCATGCGAACATATGAAAAGCAATATGGCAGACGCTtcttccgccatcttgtttagTATTGGGTTGAGGAGAGCTGGTAGAACAGTTTAGTCAAATATGCCATTCTGCGCGTGCGTATGTCCTTATTATGCTCATGgttatgcgctagtgaaaaccaggtaGATGTGGTAGTAACATCAGTGATTTTCAAGTTacggtagcctgcgtagtaagcgtttccgtgcggtttaggagcaaagaacgaggaacgagagtcaaagactgCCCAGAAAATGGTGCAACTAAAAGAGAGGGGAGGGagtggggaagaaaggaaagaGGGTTTCCTTAATTCCCCTCCCTCTCtcccctctttcattttttggctctcgtttcagATTTCTCGCGCGTCCAAAaccggtctttctttgctccgaaaccaaacggaaacgcttgctacgcaggctatagtTGGGGCCaaacttcgaaatcccacgcAACACAACCAGCCCTGGGGCTCATACCCATGCGCAAAAAACTGTCTCACTTTCAAATGCAAATCCGACGGGACAAACTTCATACACATTCCACTCTACAGATTTCTACAGATGAAACCAGACCTAGCCTATCACTCATCACATCGGCTGTAACGCAAAAAACGTCATTTACATGATGCAACGCAACCACTGCTCCAAATAATACATAGGTGAAACAACGAACACCGCAGACCAGTTGACAACCCATCTGGTATCTCCAAACCCACCACAGTCTCAGAACACTTTCTTACTAATGATCACTCTGCTGACGACACTTATTCCACTTATTATTCACACTTATTCCACTAGAACTCATCAAATCCAGTAGAGACAGTGTAAGAAAAGCTAGAGAAGAATACCTCATCGAGAGAGGCAGAATACTTGAACCATTAGGTATGAataagaaagatgaaatgtaacacattctttatttcttttgtttgttgtcattatttttttaatattatttttacttttcaaaTTTCGGTCATATCACTACTTGAACGGTACGGTCACCAAAGCATGCAAACCAGGCCAAACTAAATGTATCAAACGTTTTGGTGGAAAGCTCTCGTTGGGATGGCCAAAGGCGTCTGGAGGGTGGCCACGTTTGCcctgggggcggggggggggggggtacttgggttaatgtttgccgggtatgtgccgctggcctctcagagcccctatcCTATTATAGTCtatatagaccccatcttagtcactttttggaaaatgtatttttttgcgatcccaacttTGTCACTTTCcatttatgcatctaccttatcaatgtgGTTTCAAGCGGCGGAATGTCACCCGGTCTAGGCgagcttattgttaaatttaataaacaacaactttctgattttttaaccgagaatcttcccattttgaatccctacTTACCCCCAACATCCGAAAatttgcgaccccattctagtaaatcTATTggaaatgcgaccccattatagtcactccagtcgtaatgcacctatcaatgtaaaccccgttgggggggggggggggggagtgcgggcaaggggtggggatttgacaaattttaaaattttttgatcaaattccccagggtgggaaacgaaaggtcaatcaaaagtctcaaaaaagcccccaccccaggggaaaaatctaagcaaacaatactataatactatataaaacgaataaaagatcATTTCgaaagtacgttcttactacttttatttaaggttaaacGTAAGttccgttaaattactcgctgtaattaagtattttctctctccactagcatctcttattttaaACAACATAATcgctccaggaagattgactgtgctattatattaatgaaacgtaaaatgctttatgacatctgctcaacatgtcggaaccggtcggatcagtgacctgtaaaaaatcctctgactttcatggtaaaattcgatttcaatcgaggtttacaatcagatgggaacttgaagataaaatcTTTCTtgaaatagacattatctgtttagatgatagtgtaaagtatcggattatggcgattaaaacaactAAAAACTTCATACCATtatccaacagcgtgactttcagaaagcctccagggacggacttggtaaccgcttctgaattgataccaggcttccatcggtcaaagtcaaatgtcccgaccccggggtcacttcgcacgatcaaaagcctgACAGGGGGAAAGTCTCAgacatcaaatcccctccccttgcccgcactctccccccccacgggatttacattgataggtgcataaaaatgcgaccccatccagtggcacatccctaTGAGCCTCTTCTAAGGGAGTACCCCTGCCCCCCCGGGCGTTTGATTAATTCTGTAACGGCAAGCAAACATTAACTTTGGGAtagctagcctgtgtacagacactCCCTCCCTTCATTAAAATCGGCGAGAGAAACTGTCTCAAAtccccattttttttctttttttcgaggCAAGGGGGTGTCTGAACACAGTCCACTGTgagcccagaacaaggatctcgggGCTGCTTCACAGACATTACTAACCAAGAGTAAATTCCATCTGTGATGCAGTCTTACCTGTCCAAGACAATTGGAAACTACTTTCTTTGACCACTGAATTAACTGCCACACAGATTGTCCTTCAACTGGAAATGAACAGGGAAAGTATGGGTTTTGTAATACAACCTCTCAAATTCAACTATCAATGTTACTGTACATTCCCAGAATGAAGCTTCAACACTTAATTTCTAGTAATAATCACTACTACTAGAGTTTTATTGCCTCTGCAGTGCCTACAGGAATTAGTGACAATAGTCAGTAACAAGTTGTAACTGTACTAAACATTACTACCTTTGATTAGATAAAATCAAGCTAGAGACTTCTGTTCATAtgaaagaaggagaagaaattGGGGCTATTTACAATATTAGCATCTAACTCAGGCCACTTTCAGGTCATAAAACTAATCTGTGCACCAGCTCAACATTCTAGGAACAAGATGGTGTCCTTTTAGTTCAAGTAAAATTAGTTACCACAGAAACAACTAGAAAACCCCAACCACATGAACTGTCCTTTAAGAAAAGTCATGCGGGAGGCCTAGCATTCTTGGTTAATCCCAACTGTAAGTAGCGAGGAGAAAAGAGTTTGCCCCAGCAGGTGAACACAAGAGCCAAAAAAGGCATCTGCTCTTGCATACAATTGAGGAGAAGTGAGTTACTAACAAAAACTCATTTATGTTGGTTGATCATGAACATTATTGGATGATGCTTGATGCAGAGTATCACAATTTAATTAAACAACCTTAGAGATCTTCATTTCACATCACACAAAAACCAATAATATTGCTTTATATCCTCTCCTAATATTTCTTAATTCCAATCCTTACTTTTGCATAAAATCTCTTATCATCAGTTCTTCGGTGGTTTTATGATTTGAACAACTCTTTTAACTATAGATGTTCTTcggtgggggggtggggaggggggtggagggAAGAGTTTACATCTAAATATTCCTCAGAGCAATCTACACAAAAGATATCACTATTATTCTGGCTTCAGTCAAACtaaacttgttttaaaaagtaCCAGCTGATGTAACCTATCTTAATACATTTAGGTCAGCCTTCAGAATCATCTTTGCTTTTGTGTAGCAATAACAGCCTcttatattaattaattttgcTACAAGCACATACTTTACtattaagaaaaaacaaatgtacAAGAGGTTTCATTCGCCTTCACCATCCTTTTCCTCCAGATTTTCCTGACTCCAAAGAGTTAAATTGTCACGAAGAAGTTGCATTATCAAAGTGCTATCCTTGTGACTGGTATCATCTGATACTTGTTCCAAATCAGCCAATGCATCATCGAACGCCGTTTGCGCAACTTGACAAGCTTTATTTGCTTCCATAGCGATCTCGTaatagaaaactgaaaaatttagtGCCAACCCGAGCCTTATTGGATGTGTTGGTTTAAGAGTTTGACCCTCCTTGCCCGCTTCCTCATACGCAGCCAGTGACATATCTTTCAACGCTGTAAATGAAGCATCACCACCGTCAGATTTAAGAATCTCGACTTTGTAGCGATAGTAATCGCCCTTCATTTTCAAGTAGAACACTCTAGCTTCGGCGGCATTTTCCGATTGGCTCTTTTGAGCGCTTGGAAACAGTTGTGCCTCGATTAATGTCAAGACTTCGTCACATTTATCGTTCAGTTCTCCTTCAATTTTCAAGCGGTAATCAGTTGctaattgttttttcttgtcttcGCTTGCCTTCTCTTCCACGCTCTTTAAAATTCGCCACGCACTCCTTCTCGCTCCAACTACGTTCTTGTAAGCGACTGACAGTAAGTTTCTCTCCTCGTCTTTGAGGTCGCCATTGGCGAGTTCGACGACTTCCTTCATCGCCTCTACCATGTCATCGTATCGCTCAGCTTGTTCAGCAATTTTCGCTTTTTCAAGTTCCTTTTCTTTCTGATCCATGGCTTTTCGTTATTAATGCAAGCGAAGTGATATAAAATTTGCAACAGCTTACTCGAACAACACCTTCAGAATCTTTGAGGGAGCGGTGGGCTTCCTAATAATCACATGGCTGGCTCTTTGCCAATGGAAATTGCTCCTTACATCCGGGATAGAATCCGCATAGACTACTCGGTCATACTGGGCAGCGGTATGCTAACGAGGAGAGGCTGCTAAGTCGAAGAGAAAAAATGGCGCTGAGGAGTAAATATTCAGATTTGCCGGGCATTGTAAGTTTTTCTATCATgatcatttctttattatttcatAGTTAAGCGTCTGAATTACCCAGATAGATTTTGGCTTTAACCTCTGATTTTATGCCACTGCCTTGAGTACCTTGATGCGAAGCGAAATTGAGTTGAAATTTATGTGTTTCTTACTAAACATAAgcttacactgtacatgtatttggtCTGTACTGCAGGATAATCAACCCGATGTGTTTGAGACTCCTGATATTGTGGAGAAATCAGATGAAATTGACGGATCATCGGTATTTATTGTTTAATATAAGATTATCCTATCTGACATAAGTGATCTCCTCTGGGCCATTCCATTTTATATACACACCTCCTTATTATAATTAACGAGAATGTCAGAATAAGTatacaaaaaaatggaatttcaGATTTTATGAGGGAAAGTAGcagaaattttttcttttgctgggcattaagtaggcttcattttggtggcaaaaattttaagaaaatcgtttaggatcttaggattagatggAAGGAAAGTTAGGAGGGTAGTGGAACAAGCTTTTCACGGAAATTTTCTGGTCAATGTTAAGTgggtttttgcctttttctccggcCTCCTTGACTGAACCGTGCTCggtctggtatggtttgaaagatctctgtCCTGCAAAAATTTAGCAAACAAAGTTGCCGTTGACccttaaaactgatgacgtcacaagtgatTGAAGGGATGTGGATTTGCACAGCCAGTTAATTGcagttcaggggcgaatgggtaaATAGCAGTTTTTGCGGTTTATCTCCATATGTCCATGGTATGGCTCCTACTTACAGTACAGATCTTCTTCAAGCTTACATTCACCATGGGACCTTAGGAGTTGTTTATATGATACTGGAATGACTTTCCTTCAGGAATGAGATTTGTTCCAGAGTGAAGTTTGTACTGCATTTAAGTGAAAAAATCAAACAGCTTGGCTTAAGACGTTCTTACTCGTACCACTCACCCCAGATAACACTATTTgcaatttgcaattttgaagGAAGTTTTTTTCAGATTGCCTGAAATTTCATATCAAAACGAGAATTTCATTTGGAAAGAAAACCAGAATGAACTGATTCCAGAATGACTTGTATGGgaacaaaatatcatttttttgttatcatgaAAGCAAGTACAGAGAAATATTTGGAGATGGAATAAACTCATTCCAGGATGAGCACCTTTGGACCCTTGGAAAAAAGTGTTTTATAAAtgtctcatcatcatcatcatcatcattatcatcaccattattgttattattattattattattattattattattattattattattattattattattattgatattgtGAATTTTCAATTTCAGGTCCAAAATGGAGATGAAAATGTTCACTTGTTAAAAATTGACACTGGTAAAGCATTTGAGAAATTCAGTGGAAAATATTTGGATTCTACTGATTCTGGTGAGGAGATGTTTCATGAGTTCCATTCCTCTTTGACCCATTCCTTTCATCCAGTATAATTTCTTTCATAAATAACTGAATCATTTGATAATGCAATTATAGAGCTCTGACTGGCTttgccatcatggtatatgagccattataccatgctctccaaatatggtaactgtacacatctgctcaaaattaaaaacaagctgaaaatcggttgtttttacaaataaagtggGGAAGAATTGTCAATATTTTGtgggtgtttttaataaaacaattattattccacttgcgcttgttggatatgagatgattgtAGCCAACTGGGCGCCATgtgcctcgttggctatctaccatctcatattcAATGCATActtgtggaataattgttaaagtGCCCCTAACccttcaatttgttttcttttggtagATTTCCATATCTTTCAAGACctcattttcgaaaaaaattttcagaaatattgaatcctttttttttacgAGCGCTAAAAGTtactgaaattttaaaatttttgcgCACTATAAGCCCCGCTGGACAAATTTTTGTCTCATGGACTCATTAGGAACAAGCCAATGAGAAGCGTCTGATATTTGACACTTTTTTAGCTGTTACGTAAGAAAAGGACACCATTCCAAAGCACGAAGCATTGAAAGTATATATAGTGCGATCGAAGATTATTAGTATGAAAATATGTCCTCTTCCGAAGAGTTTTCCGACACAAGTAGGGAAGAGTATCTTTCAGACGATTCAGAATGCCTTGACTTTTTGCACAATGTCCTTTTCTTACGTCACGCTCCATATTTGGACACATTTGGCCGAGTGGGGGACTAATGCGAACGATGAAAATATGGACAAGACTGCCTTCACTTTTAGCGCTCGTAAAAAAAAGGATTCAGtgtttctgaaaatttttttcgaaaatgagTTCTTGAAAGATATGGAAATctaccaaaagaaaacaaattgaaggGTTAGGGGCACTTTAAATAACAGAATAGACCACACTACCTAGAAACTTCCCATAGTCTTTTGGAACAGGAGGGAAGATTCTATACATTCCCTTTAAATTAACTAAGGAAAGAAGGATTCAACAAGGCTTACAGCTTAACGTCATCACCCAACAAAGTGGCCAGTCATCTGAACTGAAAGAGTCATGATATATGATCTTAATAGTAACCTTGGCCTCCTGCTCTAGAGAAGAGCCCATTTCCAAATGTGCTAACCAGGGGACAGtactttttttagatttttacaTCTCACTTAAAGTTAGTTTGGCCAAGGGCTAGCTTGGACTACATAGATTCTCCTTCTCCAGTCACTTTGGTCCAGCATTGGCATTCTGAGTTCTCCCATAGTGGCGAACCCATGTGTGTTATGTACGTGGTCCCTAAACACAACATAAGCTTCGATGTGTCATCCTCTTTGTGTCTAACACAATGCCCAGCTAATCTCTTTCTTCTTTCCCTGATCGTGCTAGAAAGCTTTAAGAGGTGACTGTACGGATCTTTATTTGAGATGTGATTCCTCCAAGAAATGTTAAGTGCCCTGCAAGGCGTCCTAGTATTATGAAGGAAATATAAGAAAAGAAGAGTTGCAATGTAAATATTGTTTAGTATTCTTTTATGCCCCTGAATTCAACTGATGGTaaccataaacaaagttttagtTCTTTGTTGTTCTGGTTATTCTTTTTTTGGCATTATTCTTTAGATTTCTCAGGGCAATCTGGCCCAAGGCAGATGAGAGGTTATGCGACAAAAACAGAGTATGAAATGCTAGGAGATGGAACAACTAAGGAAACACCACAGAATAAATTCAACAGACTTCAGCATGAGATAAGAGAGCTTGCAGAGGAACTTGAACATATCAAGGTATCATCCCTATCCCTCCTTATAGTTGACAAAGTAAAAACAATCAcaatgaataaaaattgtttttgtttttgtttttgtaaaatcctaagaaataaaGTAATAGAAGTAAGCCAAAGTGTTtccatttttatgtttttgatGGAGCTGAATACAACAGTTAGTCACCAGACAACGTGGGATTAACGGACGTGAATTTTCCCATATCAGACGACTTCTTACCTACTGTCAGTAGATATGTACTGGACTGATCTGTCATTTTGCAGAACAACATGGATTAAAATTGCATGCAGTACATTCTCTTCAAAAGGAAGATGTGTCAGGACTTCTTCTTATGAGAGACCTCCTGCAGTTTGGCTCTCATAAGAGACCACCTCCCATAATCGACCTCTAACTCTTCGCATTTTGGGAGGTCACTTACgtgaggttcgactgtatgttAAATGACAGTATCGTTGTTTTACATCATTTGCTCAACTAGGTTTTCTGTAATTCCAAAAACCTCTGTTGAAGCTTACGTGATCTCTGAGCATTGCTGcttcattttaaaattgttgttttacaGGACACAATGCAAGAtgaaaaggaagagaagaaaCTCTCTCCAGTTGTACTCGTACAAGAGGTAAAATCATACTTTAAGGATCAAATTAGTTAGGTGAACTGCCCTACCCTGCTTGATATTcaggttttttattttaaatacattAAATATCATACTCATGCAATCCATCCTTTTTTTGCTATT
The sequence above is a segment of the Porites lutea chromosome 3, jaPorLute2.1, whole genome shotgun sequence genome. Coding sequences within it:
- the LOC140931357 gene encoding 14-3-3 protein beta/alpha-B-like, which produces MDQKEKELEKAKIAEQAERYDDMVEAMKEVVELANGDLKDEERNLLSVAYKNVVGARRSAWRILKSVEEKASEDKKKQLATDYRLKIEGELNDKCDEVLTLIEAQLFPSAQKSQSENAAEARVFYLKMKGDYYRYKVEILKSDGGDASFTALKDMSLAAYEEAGKEGQTLKPTHPIRLGLALNFSVFYYEIAMEANKACQVAQTAFDDALADLEQVSDDTSHKDSTLIMQLLRDNLTLWSQENLEEKDGEGE